One part of the Maridesulfovibrio sp. genome encodes these proteins:
- a CDS encoding glycosyltransferase N-terminal domain-containing protein: protein MSLSLKLKAVSFLYGLGWKAAIPFLKKNDRLREGFDRRTLEHSLPPRADVWIQAASAGEAKIATRIMESISMTKPTKFLLTTNTVQGMSELERTAYRLSPNPRNVSASTTYFPFDSPDIARKALEAVRPKLVVLIETEIWPGFLSACKELGVKVIIINGRMTTKSLAGYMALHDFFRSVAPAEILAISEYDATRFKTLFEIEKVSTMHNVKFDGTNTADAVPYTANPLSSIFRPKTPFIILGSVRKEEESQVLKLAESLKRERPKTVIGLFPRHMHRIDAWKKMLEDAGLPWILRSEIDGTVPFGYIVLWDVFGEMQSAFSLARAAFIGGSLAPVGGQNFLEPLTYGVTPVIGPYWSNFTWVGEEIFETKLARQEQNWEGVLAALLDISKKAFKPEKVKKDFKKYLADMRGGTAAACEAIKRNL, encoded by the coding sequence ATGTCATTATCACTCAAACTCAAAGCTGTATCATTTCTTTACGGTCTCGGCTGGAAAGCCGCCATCCCTTTTCTCAAGAAAAATGACAGACTTAGGGAAGGCTTTGACCGCCGGACCCTTGAACACAGCCTGCCACCCCGCGCTGATGTCTGGATTCAGGCCGCTTCCGCCGGTGAAGCCAAGATAGCTACCCGGATTATGGAAAGTATTTCCATGACTAAACCGACGAAATTCCTGCTTACCACTAACACTGTGCAGGGCATGTCCGAGCTTGAGAGAACCGCGTACCGACTAAGCCCTAATCCGCGAAATGTTTCTGCTTCAACAACATATTTCCCCTTCGACAGCCCGGATATAGCCCGCAAGGCGCTGGAGGCTGTCCGCCCAAAACTGGTTGTGCTCATTGAAACCGAAATCTGGCCCGGATTTCTTTCCGCCTGCAAGGAGCTAGGCGTGAAAGTAATCATTATTAATGGCCGCATGACTACAAAGAGCCTTGCCGGTTATATGGCTCTGCACGATTTTTTCCGTTCCGTGGCCCCGGCTGAAATTCTCGCAATCTCTGAATATGATGCGACCCGCTTCAAGACCCTTTTCGAGATCGAGAAAGTATCCACCATGCACAATGTAAAATTCGACGGAACGAATACTGCCGACGCAGTACCTTACACCGCCAACCCGCTTTCATCCATTTTCAGGCCCAAGACTCCGTTCATCATCCTTGGTTCCGTGCGCAAGGAAGAAGAATCTCAGGTACTCAAACTGGCTGAGTCCCTGAAAAGAGAACGCCCTAAAACTGTGATCGGACTTTTTCCGCGTCATATGCACCGCATCGACGCTTGGAAAAAGATGCTTGAGGATGCGGGGCTGCCCTGGATCTTGCGCTCTGAAATAGATGGCACTGTACCTTTCGGATACATTGTGCTTTGGGATGTTTTCGGTGAAATGCAGTCTGCATTCTCCCTTGCCCGCGCCGCCTTCATCGGCGGTTCGCTGGCCCCGGTCGGCGGACAGAATTTCCTTGAGCCGCTGACCTACGGTGTCACACCGGTTATCGGCCCATATTGGTCAAATTTCACTTGGGTCGGCGAAGAAATTTTCGAAACGAAACTGGCCCGTCAGGAACAGAATTGGGAAGGAGTGCTTGCAGCACTTCTGGACATAAGCAAGAAAGCTTTCAAACCAGAAAAAGTAAAAAAAGATTTTAAAAAATATCTCGCGGACATGCGCGGTGGTACTGCGGCAGCTTGCGAAGCTATTAAACGTAATTTGTAG
- the kdsB gene encoding 3-deoxy-manno-octulosonate cytidylyltransferase, whose product MSITYGCYGIIPARYDSSRFPGKPLADICGKPMFWHVWTRASKCPEMDKVVLATDSEIIMDAAEKYGVPAVMTSAEHTSGTDRVLEAARKLELPSDSVVVNIQGDEPCLEPAMISELVLPFAKDGVRVTTLAAPISATEAKSPDRVKVALAKDGRALYFSRAPIPFSHQGDGDYLLHIGLYGFRMEALETFAGTDVSPLEKRERLEQLRLLENGIPIHVTITEHSCHGVDRPEDLDTAIKILEREKI is encoded by the coding sequence ATGAGTATAACTTACGGATGTTACGGAATTATCCCGGCCCGCTATGATTCGAGCCGTTTCCCGGGCAAGCCTTTGGCTGATATCTGCGGCAAACCCATGTTCTGGCATGTCTGGACCCGGGCTTCCAAATGCCCGGAGATGGACAAGGTAGTGCTGGCCACGGACAGTGAAATTATCATGGATGCGGCTGAAAAGTATGGTGTCCCGGCGGTTATGACCTCTGCCGAGCATACCAGCGGAACAGACCGCGTTCTGGAAGCAGCCCGCAAACTGGAGCTTCCATCCGATTCTGTTGTGGTCAACATTCAGGGTGATGAACCCTGCCTCGAACCAGCCATGATCTCGGAACTGGTTTTACCATTCGCTAAAGACGGGGTCCGTGTAACAACACTGGCCGCCCCCATCAGCGCGACCGAAGCCAAAAGTCCTGACCGGGTGAAAGTAGCACTTGCAAAAGATGGCCGGGCGTTATACTTTTCCCGCGCACCCATTCCATTTTCCCATCAGGGTGACGGGGATTACCTTCTACATATCGGCCTTTACGGCTTCCGCATGGAAGCCCTTGAAACCTTTGCCGGCACGGACGTTTCGCCTCTCGAAAAGAGAGAGCGGCTGGAACAACTCCGACTGCTGGAAAACGGAATACCCATCCATGTCACCATTACAGAACACTCCTGCCACGGAGTGGACCGTCCAGAAGACTTGGATACAGCCATAAAGATTCTTGAGAGGGAGAAAATATGA
- a CDS encoding prepilin peptidase — translation MHLISINIFLLAAAALFGAVMGSFYGCAVFRYINGQTLTNPRRSTCPKCGHTIRWYENIPLASYLFLGGKCSACKQKISPMYAVIELVSVTWAVLLMLTFGSSVQWLVYMFFGGLMIVASFIDLQTFILPDIITIPGSIAAIPCAAMLTPVGWEGALLGAGIGGGLFWSLRLLYRGLKGVEGLGLGDVKIMFMIGALTGAQNLPLVITVSAFTGLIAGLIMMVVDKDQEYGSMIPFGPFLALGAMLSILYAEPFWNWYLI, via the coding sequence ATGCATCTAATTTCCATAAATATTTTCCTTCTTGCTGCGGCGGCACTGTTTGGAGCTGTTATGGGCAGTTTCTATGGCTGCGCCGTCTTCCGCTACATCAACGGGCAGACCCTGACCAACCCACGGCGTTCAACCTGTCCTAAATGCGGGCATACCATCCGCTGGTACGAGAACATCCCCCTTGCCAGTTATCTTTTTTTGGGCGGGAAGTGCTCCGCCTGCAAACAAAAAATCAGTCCTATGTACGCTGTTATAGAACTTGTCTCCGTTACATGGGCGGTACTGCTCATGCTCACCTTCGGCTCTTCGGTACAGTGGCTGGTCTACATGTTCTTCGGCGGATTGATGATTGTGGCTTCATTCATAGACCTGCAAACTTTCATCCTGCCGGACATAATTACAATCCCCGGGTCAATTGCGGCCATCCCCTGCGCAGCCATGCTAACGCCTGTAGGATGGGAAGGAGCTTTGCTTGGTGCGGGGATAGGCGGCGGTTTATTCTGGTCGCTGAGATTGCTTTACCGGGGACTTAAAGGGGTGGAGGGCCTTGGGCTTGGAGATGTAAAAATCATGTTCATGATCGGCGCCCTGACAGGAGCACAAAACCTTCCGCTGGTTATCACGGTTTCAGCTTTCACCGGACTGATAGCCGGGCTGATCATGATGGTGGTGGATAAGGATCAGGAATACGGCTCCATGATTCCCTTCGGTCCTTTTCTGGCATTGGGCGCAATGCTGAGCATTCTTTACGCCGAGCCTTTCTGGAACTGGTATTTAATTTAA
- a CDS encoding phenylacetate--CoA ligase: MGGKYRFIPEITAEEVADKQLEGLKKTVAHTAANSPFYQEQYKNQGVEPGDIKSLADLQKLPFTTADHLKEGYPLPLLSVPEEDVVRIHGSSGTTGKRKILSYTRNDIATWKNMFARCYELTGLTTRDRVQVCVGYGLWTAGAGFQLGSEHFGAMTLPVGPGMLEIQLQILEDLGTTCLCATGSMALLLGEEAQKAGITERLKLKRCIFGGEAVSAKMRKQFEESLGLEGSYDITGMTELYGPGAGIECNAHEGIHYWGDEYIAEIIDPVTMKPVPEGEVGELVVTSLNKEASPLVRYRTRDLTRIIPGECSCGCSMPRHDYISGRSDDMFIFRGVNIYPGQIASVLEAFPEASSEYQIYLERREGLDHMSVRVERNPGVSEANDANLAKAICEGIRKFILVRANVEILKPGLLPRSFAKTKRVFDERG, encoded by the coding sequence ATGGGCGGCAAATATAGATTTATACCGGAAATTACTGCGGAAGAAGTGGCGGATAAGCAGCTTGAAGGATTAAAGAAAACTGTTGCCCATACCGCGGCGAACAGTCCTTTCTATCAGGAACAGTACAAGAATCAGGGCGTTGAGCCGGGTGACATAAAGTCCCTTGCGGATCTACAGAAGCTGCCCTTCACCACAGCCGACCATTTGAAGGAAGGCTACCCCCTTCCTCTGCTTTCAGTTCCGGAAGAGGATGTGGTTCGTATCCACGGTTCCAGCGGAACAACCGGTAAGCGTAAGATTCTTTCCTACACCCGTAACGATATTGCGACATGGAAAAACATGTTCGCCCGTTGTTACGAATTAACCGGATTGACCACCCGTGATAGGGTGCAGGTTTGTGTTGGTTACGGGCTCTGGACCGCGGGGGCAGGATTCCAGCTTGGATCGGAGCACTTTGGCGCCATGACTCTGCCAGTGGGACCGGGGATGTTGGAAATTCAGCTTCAGATTTTAGAAGACCTTGGAACTACATGCCTGTGCGCTACCGGTTCCATGGCACTGTTGCTTGGCGAAGAAGCGCAAAAAGCCGGTATCACTGAAAGGCTTAAACTTAAACGCTGTATTTTCGGTGGCGAGGCTGTTTCTGCAAAAATGCGCAAGCAGTTCGAAGAAAGCCTCGGTTTGGAAGGCAGTTACGATATCACAGGAATGACTGAACTCTATGGTCCCGGAGCCGGGATCGAATGTAACGCCCATGAAGGTATTCACTACTGGGGAGATGAGTACATTGCCGAGATTATCGATCCGGTGACCATGAAGCCTGTTCCTGAAGGGGAAGTTGGTGAGTTGGTTGTTACCTCCTTGAATAAGGAAGCTTCTCCGCTGGTTCGTTACCGCACCCGCGACCTGACCCGAATTATTCCCGGAGAATGTTCTTGCGGTTGCTCCATGCCCCGCCATGATTATATTTCCGGCAGAAGTGACGATATGTTCATTTTTCGAGGGGTCAACATTTACCCCGGCCAGATTGCTTCTGTACTGGAAGCTTTTCCCGAAGCAAGTTCCGAGTATCAGATTTATCTTGAGCGCAGGGAAGGTCTCGACCACATGTCTGTCCGTGTCGAACGCAATCCAGGTGTTTCCGAGGCAAACGATGCGAACCTCGCCAAGGCCATTTGTGAAGGGATAAGGAAATTTATCCTTGTTCGGGCCAATGTGGAAATTCTCAAGCCCGGGCTGCTGCCCAGAAGTTTCGCCAAGACCAAGCGCGTTTTTGATGAAAGAGGGTGA
- the lpxB gene encoding lipid-A-disaccharide synthase, which yields MTTINNSIWINAGEASGDMHGARLAKELMEREPGLKVMGMGGSAMEKAGCDIRYPMQMISLVGLTEVLPKIPRLLKLFGQIGDILKAEKPKAIILIDCPDFNFRLVKIARKLNIPVYYYITPQIWAWRQGRAKFLQKHVRKILCILPFEQQFFKDRGVDAQYVGHPLLDLMPLEELDTIEPDPNLVGILPGSRSKEISSLLPEFAIAAERLSKDFPQLKFSIARAPGIKEEKLRHFWPNHIPVTINQPENRYRLMRNSNVIMAASGTATLECALIGTPTLVAYKMSALSGFLAKRILNIKYVSLANIIPDKLILPEYLLEQATADNFYSQIRQWISSPESAQEVRAELSALRKMIGEPGVAERTAQIILDDINKR from the coding sequence ATGACCACTATAAACAACAGTATTTGGATAAACGCAGGGGAAGCCTCCGGTGATATGCACGGAGCAAGGCTTGCAAAAGAACTGATGGAACGTGAGCCAGGCCTGAAAGTTATGGGCATGGGCGGTTCAGCTATGGAAAAAGCGGGCTGCGATATACGCTACCCCATGCAAATGATCTCACTGGTAGGGCTGACCGAAGTTCTTCCAAAAATCCCCCGTCTGCTCAAGCTTTTCGGGCAGATTGGTGATATTCTGAAAGCTGAAAAACCGAAAGCCATAATCCTCATCGACTGTCCTGACTTCAACTTCCGGCTGGTTAAAATAGCCCGTAAGCTGAATATTCCGGTGTACTATTACATAACCCCGCAAATCTGGGCATGGCGTCAGGGACGGGCAAAGTTCCTGCAGAAACATGTACGCAAGATTCTGTGCATTCTGCCCTTTGAGCAGCAATTCTTCAAAGACCGCGGGGTTGATGCCCAGTATGTCGGGCATCCTCTACTCGACCTCATGCCGCTGGAAGAACTCGATACCATTGAACCCGACCCTAATCTGGTCGGTATCCTGCCCGGAAGCCGGAGCAAGGAAATTTCATCACTGCTACCGGAATTCGCCATAGCGGCTGAACGGCTATCCAAGGATTTCCCGCAACTAAAATTTTCCATCGCCCGTGCACCAGGGATAAAAGAAGAAAAACTGCGCCATTTTTGGCCGAACCACATTCCGGTAACCATAAACCAGCCGGAAAACAGGTACCGCCTCATGCGCAATTCAAACGTCATTATGGCAGCCTCAGGCACAGCTACCCTTGAATGCGCGCTTATCGGAACACCTACTCTGGTCGCATATAAGATGTCTGCGCTTAGCGGCTTTCTGGCAAAAAGAATTCTTAATATCAAATATGTCAGCCTTGCCAATATCATCCCGGACAAGCTTATCCTGCCGGAATATCTGCTTGAACAAGCCACTGCCGATAATTTTTACAGCCAAATCAGGCAATGGATCAGCTCACCGGAATCCGCACAAGAAGTCCGCGCAGAACTAAGTGCACTGCGTAAAATGATCGGTGAACCTGGAGTGGCTGAGCGAACAGCTCAGATCATTCTTGACGATATAAACAAAAGATAA
- the gmhB gene encoding D-glycero-beta-D-manno-heptose 1,7-bisphosphate 7-phosphatase: MKYILLDRDGTIIVDKHYLSDPERVELFPNSAQGLKTMQDAGYKLLVTTNQSGIGRGYYSEEDMHAVNTRMSELLSGYGVEVKAIYFCPHAPEEDCGCRKPAPGMFDQAIDDFGLDPKECYVIGDKLCDVELGLARKARSILVRTGKGRREEASCVGKADYIADDLLDAANFIIKNK; the protein is encoded by the coding sequence ATGAAATATATTTTACTTGACCGTGACGGGACTATCATTGTTGATAAACATTACCTGAGTGACCCTGAAAGAGTTGAACTTTTCCCCAACTCCGCGCAGGGCCTGAAAACCATGCAGGATGCCGGATACAAACTCCTGGTGACGACCAACCAGTCCGGCATTGGTCGGGGTTACTACTCAGAAGAAGATATGCACGCAGTAAATACGCGTATGTCCGAACTCCTGTCCGGGTACGGCGTTGAGGTAAAGGCAATTTACTTCTGCCCCCATGCCCCCGAAGAGGACTGCGGTTGCCGCAAGCCTGCCCCCGGTATGTTTGATCAGGCGATTGATGACTTCGGCTTGGACCCGAAAGAATGTTATGTGATCGGCGACAAGCTCTGTGATGTGGAGTTGGGCTTGGCCCGCAAAGCAAGGTCTATTCTGGTCCGAACTGGCAAAGGACGAAGAGAAGAGGCTTCATGCGTGGGTAAGGCTGACTACATTGCAGACGACCTGCTTGATGCAGCAAATTTTATAATCAAGAACAAGTAG
- a CDS encoding D-alanine--D-alanine ligase: MHVLLIAGGWSEEREVSLSGAKGIEQALLELGHDVEFVDPAKDFKNILLLAEHADFAFINLHGSPGEDGLIQAMLNQVNCPYQGAKPESSFLTLNKAATKTVFDLNNIRTPRWELVCPAEGCKGLEELKVPVFIKPNTGGSSLGMTFARTQAELEKGIETVFSLGDSALVEEYIKGVEVTCGILDNEPLPLILITPPDSAEFFDYHSKYALDGAEEICPAPIDKELTEQIQQTTAKVHKLLGLSDYSRADFIISEGVPYLLEVNTLPGMTPTSLVPQAAQEAGYSFNELIAKLIELGQKKRK, encoded by the coding sequence ATGCATGTTCTCTTGATTGCGGGCGGCTGGTCTGAGGAAAGGGAAGTCTCACTGAGCGGTGCGAAAGGCATTGAACAGGCCCTGCTTGAACTCGGCCACGATGTTGAATTCGTTGACCCGGCAAAAGACTTTAAGAACATCCTGCTTTTAGCTGAACATGCAGATTTTGCCTTCATTAACCTGCACGGTTCTCCAGGCGAGGACGGGCTTATTCAGGCCATGCTCAACCAGGTAAACTGCCCCTATCAGGGAGCGAAACCGGAAAGCTCTTTCCTGACCCTGAATAAAGCGGCTACAAAAACCGTCTTCGACCTCAACAACATCCGTACTCCGCGCTGGGAGCTTGTCTGCCCGGCCGAAGGATGTAAGGGGTTGGAAGAATTGAAAGTCCCGGTTTTCATTAAACCGAACACAGGAGGCTCCAGCCTCGGGATGACTTTTGCCCGGACGCAGGCGGAACTTGAAAAAGGCATTGAGACCGTGTTCAGCCTCGGTGACAGCGCTCTGGTGGAAGAATACATCAAGGGTGTTGAAGTTACCTGTGGAATTCTGGACAACGAGCCGCTGCCCCTGATCTTGATCACGCCACCTGACAGTGCGGAATTCTTTGACTACCACAGCAAATACGCCCTCGATGGTGCGGAAGAAATATGTCCCGCCCCCATCGATAAGGAACTGACGGAACAGATTCAGCAGACAACCGCCAAGGTTCATAAACTGCTGGGTTTGAGCGACTACAGCAGGGCGGATTTCATAATTTCTGAGGGAGTACCCTATCTGCTGGAAGTAAACACTCTTCCCGGCATGACTCCGACAAGCCTTGTTCCGCAGGCCGCGCAGGAAGCAGGTTATTCATTCAATGAACTGATTGCCAAGCTCATTGAACTGGGACAGAAAAAGCGGAAGTAA
- a CDS encoding tetratricopeptide repeat protein translates to MSGELTNARKKLATVPSLLKQKKAMPAVQAAYDAVLIMLKGGLMKAEREEFQELIDSTVHILNSDKKLREDYPLIINYAPGQEKALMETLREILQELQKKVSDGAQQLLAAMAKRKADQLDKGQALLDEDNVSEAQKIFNSLIREFKDDTELRAEIADKFIKSGLYNEALEYLEEALKNDPNAIFLYNRIGIVLRKMKDFASAEKYYLRALKINQKDEYLYFNTGRLYYDWKKWNKMAIAAEKALAINPGFAEAEKMLKFAQKKMG, encoded by the coding sequence ATGTCCGGTGAACTGACCAATGCCAGAAAAAAACTGGCAACTGTCCCTTCCCTGCTCAAACAGAAGAAAGCAATGCCCGCAGTTCAGGCTGCCTATGATGCTGTATTAATCATGCTCAAAGGCGGGCTGATGAAAGCTGAACGCGAGGAGTTTCAGGAGCTGATCGACAGCACTGTCCACATCCTCAACAGCGATAAAAAGCTGCGGGAAGACTATCCGCTGATCATCAACTACGCTCCCGGCCAAGAAAAAGCGCTCATGGAGACACTACGTGAGATTCTGCAGGAACTGCAGAAGAAAGTAAGTGACGGAGCGCAGCAGCTGCTGGCTGCCATGGCCAAACGGAAAGCCGACCAATTGGACAAAGGTCAGGCACTTCTTGACGAAGATAATGTCTCGGAAGCCCAGAAAATATTCAATTCACTTATCCGTGAATTCAAGGATGATACTGAACTGCGCGCAGAAATCGCGGACAAATTCATCAAATCCGGGCTTTATAATGAAGCACTTGAATATCTGGAAGAAGCGCTAAAAAACGATCCCAATGCAATATTCCTATACAACCGTATCGGAATAGTTTTGCGCAAAATGAAAGATTTTGCATCAGCTGAGAAATATTATCTTAGAGCTCTCAAAATTAATCAGAAAGATGAATATCTCTACTTCAACACCGGGCGTCTCTATTACGACTGGAAGAAATGGAATAAAATGGCGATAGCAGCTGAAAAAGCTCTGGCCATTAACCCCGGTTTTGCTGAAGCAGAAAAGATGCTCAAGTTTGCTCAGAAAAAAATGGGATAG
- a CDS encoding TusE/DsrC/DsvC family sulfur relay protein has product MAIVEFQGKSFDVDEDGFLLKFEDWCPEWVDFCKESEGIKELNEEHQKVIDFLQDYYKKNGIAPMVRILSKVTGYKLKHIYELFPSGPGKGACKMAGLPKPTGCV; this is encoded by the coding sequence ATGGCAATCGTTGAATTTCAGGGAAAAAGCTTTGACGTAGACGAAGACGGCTTCCTGCTCAAGTTCGAAGACTGGTGCCCCGAGTGGGTTGATTTCTGTAAAGAAAGCGAAGGCATCAAAGAGCTGAACGAAGAGCACCAGAAAGTTATCGACTTCTTGCAGGACTACTACAAGAAGAACGGTATCGCACCTATGGTCCGCATCCTTTCCAAGGTTACCGGATACAAACTCAAGCACATTTATGAGCTGTTCCCCTCCGGTCCCGGTAAGGGAGCTTGTAAAATGGCTGGTCTGCCTAAGCCCACAGGCTGCGTATAG
- a CDS encoding phosphohydrolase, giving the protein MNKVSLIKTPDKPTPGYPPMESALIAPPAVAIDPAWTVPSAGQCIDWWDDYKMLDNIKAHSKLVAKVAVQASKLACESGFAVDIPTIQASALLHDIAKSYCIHHGGNHSQIGAAWSMQLTGNPAIAMGVLHHVFWPFEPEADKYFLPLVISYADKRVMHDSFTTLEKRFSDLKVRYGKTEKIKQRIHKTYEQSLVLEERLSKLIGVDLNACSLDCGRLV; this is encoded by the coding sequence ATGAATAAAGTCAGCTTGATAAAAACCCCGGACAAACCTACCCCCGGTTACCCACCCATGGAGTCCGCCCTGATTGCACCACCTGCGGTGGCGATTGATCCGGCGTGGACTGTTCCTTCCGCCGGCCAATGCATTGACTGGTGGGATGATTACAAGATGCTGGACAACATCAAAGCCCACAGCAAGCTTGTGGCCAAAGTTGCTGTTCAGGCTTCAAAGCTTGCGTGTGAATCCGGCTTTGCGGTCGATATCCCCACAATTCAGGCTTCCGCCCTATTACACGATATTGCCAAAAGCTATTGTATCCACCACGGGGGCAACCACAGTCAGATAGGCGCAGCATGGTCCATGCAGCTTACCGGAAACCCTGCCATTGCCATGGGTGTTCTACATCATGTTTTCTGGCCTTTCGAGCCGGAGGCTGACAAATATTTCCTTCCGCTGGTCATAAGTTACGCTGACAAACGCGTGATGCATGACTCATTCACTACACTTGAAAAACGGTTCAGTGATTTGAAGGTCCGCTACGGCAAGACCGAAAAAATCAAGCAAAGAATTCACAAAACATACGAGCAGTCCCTTGTACTTGAGGAACGGCTCAGCAAACTTATTGGAGTTGATCTCAATGCATGTTCTCTTGATTGCGGGCGGCTGGTCTGA
- the carA gene encoding glutamine-hydrolyzing carbamoyl-phosphate synthase small subunit, with translation MKAILALEDGTYFEGTSFTGPGESGGEAIFNTGMTGYQEVLTDPSYTGQMVCMTYPLIGNYGITKEDIESAKVHVAAFIVKECCKHPSNWRSVMSLPDYLKEAGVMGIEGIDTRALTRHLRLNGAMRGIISTEELDPAKLVEKAKQLPTMEGLNLADTVTSESCYAWKDGRPAPVDVANGYEWSGKGPRLVLIDYGVKWNILRLLGEQGFEVLSVPSHYSEEQVRALNPDAIFLSNGPGDPAVLDQAVKNAKSFCEDLPVAGICLGHQILGQALGGKAFKLKFGHHGCNHPVMDMESKKIEISSQNHGFCVDISGCSDLKITHKNLNDETLEGFAHKTKPVIAIQFHPEAAPGPHDSCYFFARFRNLVKEATGK, from the coding sequence ATGAAAGCCATTCTGGCACTTGAAGACGGCACCTACTTCGAAGGAACCTCCTTTACAGGACCGGGCGAGTCCGGTGGTGAAGCCATCTTCAATACCGGCATGACCGGATATCAGGAAGTCCTTACCGACCCCTCATACACCGGACAGATGGTCTGTATGACCTATCCGCTTATCGGCAACTATGGAATAACTAAAGAAGATATTGAATCTGCAAAAGTCCATGTTGCCGCTTTTATCGTCAAAGAGTGTTGTAAACACCCTTCCAACTGGCGCTCTGTGATGTCCCTGCCTGACTATCTCAAAGAAGCTGGAGTCATGGGCATTGAAGGCATTGACACTCGCGCACTTACCCGCCACCTGCGTCTTAACGGCGCAATGCGCGGCATTATTTCCACCGAAGAACTTGATCCCGCAAAACTGGTTGAAAAGGCAAAACAGCTGCCTACTATGGAAGGCCTGAACCTTGCGGACACCGTAACATCCGAAAGCTGCTATGCTTGGAAAGACGGCAGACCCGCTCCCGTCGATGTCGCCAATGGCTACGAATGGAGCGGCAAAGGCCCCCGTCTTGTTCTCATTGATTACGGTGTGAAATGGAACATTCTGCGTCTGCTTGGAGAGCAGGGTTTTGAAGTCCTTTCCGTTCCCTCGCACTATAGTGAGGAACAGGTCAGAGCTCTGAACCCCGATGCGATTTTCCTTTCCAACGGTCCCGGTGATCCGGCAGTTCTGGATCAGGCTGTTAAAAACGCCAAATCCTTCTGTGAAGACCTTCCTGTAGCCGGCATCTGCCTCGGACACCAGATTCTGGGACAGGCTCTGGGCGGCAAAGCCTTCAAGCTGAAGTTCGGTCATCACGGCTGTAACCACCCGGTAATGGATATGGAAAGCAAAAAAATCGAAATTTCTTCACAAAACCATGGGTTTTGCGTTGACATTTCCGGCTGTTCCGATCTTAAAATCACCCACAAGAACCTTAACGACGAAACATTGGAAGGCTTTGCCCACAAAACCAAGCCGGTCATCGCAATCCAGTTTCACCCGGAAGCTGCACCCGGTCCGCACGATAGCTGCTACTTCTTCGCCAGATTCCGAAATCTGGTAAAAGAAGCAACCGGAAAATAA